Proteins from a single region of Flavobacterium sp. K5-23:
- a CDS encoding SRPBCC domain-containing protein, whose protein sequence is MENFDWTKFTKKIAVKAPLSEIYEAWTKSMTLESWFLSKAVFLREEKGILDRNQSISKKDKYEWSWFLFDGIEKGKVTKANGIDHLQFTFAGECLVDVELEQEGDYVIVELTQKDIPTDDKSKRNIRLGCESGWSFYLLNLKSIFEGGVDLRNKNPNFKGMINS, encoded by the coding sequence ATGGAAAATTTTGACTGGACTAAATTCACAAAAAAAATTGCGGTAAAAGCGCCACTTTCGGAAATTTATGAAGCTTGGACAAAATCAATGACTTTAGAAAGTTGGTTTTTGAGTAAAGCGGTATTTTTAAGAGAGGAGAAAGGGATTCTGGATCGCAATCAAAGCATATCAAAAAAAGACAAATACGAATGGTCTTGGTTTTTATTTGACGGAATTGAAAAAGGGAAAGTCACTAAAGCTAATGGTATAGATCATTTACAATTTACCTTTGCCGGTGAATGCCTTGTTGATGTCGAGCTAGAACAAGAAGGAGATTATGTGATTGTTGAACTTACCCAAAAAGACATTCCAACAGATGATAAATCAAAACGCAATATCCGCCTGGGTTGTGAATCGGGTTGGTCTTTTTATCTACTGAACTTAAAGTCTATTTTTGAAGGCGGAGTGGATTTAAGGAATAAAAACCCGAATTTCAAAGGAATGATAAATAGTTAA
- a CDS encoding UDP-3-O-(3-hydroxymyristoyl)glucosamine N-acyltransferase, with amino-acid sequence MKFSKTITLKEIAAILNCEFVGDTDFPVSGMNEIHVVEKGDIVFVDHPKYYDKALNSAATIVLINKKVECPEGKALLISDDPFRDFNTLTNHFKPFQSTNSAIATSAIIGEGTIIQPNVFIGNHVVIGKNCIIHPNVCLYDYTVLGDNVIIHAGSILGADAFYYKKRPEGYDQLISGGRVVVKDNVGIGALCTIDKGVTGDTTIGEGTKIDNQVHVGHDTVIGKKCLIASQTGIAGCVIIEDEVTIWGQVGTTSGITIGEKAVILGQTGVTKSVQGGKSYFGTPIQESREKLKQLANIKKIPEILIKLK; translated from the coding sequence ATGAAATTTTCAAAAACAATTACCTTAAAAGAAATTGCTGCTATACTTAATTGTGAGTTTGTTGGTGATACTGATTTTCCGGTTTCTGGGATGAATGAAATTCATGTTGTTGAAAAAGGAGATATTGTTTTTGTAGATCATCCAAAATATTATGATAAGGCATTAAATTCAGCTGCAACCATTGTTTTAATTAATAAAAAAGTGGAATGCCCTGAGGGAAAAGCATTATTGATTTCAGATGATCCTTTCAGAGATTTTAATACGCTTACAAATCATTTCAAACCATTTCAGTCCACAAATTCGGCAATAGCTACTTCAGCTATAATAGGAGAGGGCACTATAATTCAGCCTAATGTGTTTATTGGTAATCATGTTGTCATAGGGAAAAATTGTATTATTCACCCTAATGTATGCCTTTATGATTATACGGTATTAGGAGACAATGTAATTATTCATGCAGGATCTATTCTAGGCGCAGATGCTTTTTATTACAAAAAACGTCCTGAAGGCTATGATCAGTTGATTTCGGGTGGTAGAGTAGTTGTTAAAGACAACGTGGGCATTGGAGCCCTTTGTACTATTGACAAAGGAGTTACTGGTGACACTACTATTGGAGAGGGAACTAAAATTGACAATCAAGTCCATGTTGGACATGATACCGTAATTGGAAAAAAATGTCTGATTGCTTCACAAACTGGAATTGCAGGATGTGTAATCATTGAAGACGAAGTAACAATCTGGGGACAAGTAGGAACTACAAGCGGAATCACGATAGGTGAAAAAGCGGTAATACTTGGACAAACAGGAGTTACTAAATCAGTACAAGGAGGGAAGAGTTATTTTGGGACTCCTATCCAAGAGTCAAGAGAAAAGTTAAAACAATTGGCGAATATTAAAAAGATACCTGAAATACTTATCAAATTAAAATAG
- a CDS encoding lipocalin family protein, which translates to MFRIILLFVLIGFYTTSNAQNSELLKGKWVFKEALNKGIDKDGKKSLNSYIINKMTFEFEENGDFVAFVMGQNQKGQWKLTDNSKDIILDTGAEEFEMSILELTATRLVLKLGLGEFLMKKM; encoded by the coding sequence TTACACCACTTCTAATGCTCAAAACTCTGAACTACTTAAGGGAAAATGGGTCTTTAAAGAAGCCTTGAATAAAGGCATCGATAAAGATGGAAAAAAAAGCTTAAATTCATATATCATTAATAAAATGACATTTGAGTTTGAAGAAAACGGAGACTTTGTGGCTTTTGTAATGGGACAAAACCAAAAAGGACAATGGAAACTTACAGATAATTCAAAAGACATAATTTTAGATACTGGTGCAGAAGAATTTGAAATGAGCATTCTCGAATTGACAGCAACAAGATTGGTTCTTAAATTAGGGTTAGGCGAATTTTTAATGAAGAAAATGTAA
- a CDS encoding GNAT family N-acetyltransferase, translating into MSEVHIAPYDPKYHQEYKNLSIEWLEKYDLLEEADMPMLDHPKEVILDQGGFIFLAHYDNTVVGTIGLIKIEEDCFEILKLGVNERYQGLGIGRKLMVHILELCNQLGAKKIVLETNTKLVSAIKLYKSFGFMEIPLTEALFLTADCKMELNIS; encoded by the coding sequence ATGTCAGAAGTACACATTGCTCCATACGATCCTAAATACCACCAGGAATACAAGAATCTTTCTATCGAATGGTTAGAAAAATATGATTTGTTAGAAGAAGCTGATATGCCAATGTTAGACCATCCAAAAGAAGTGATTTTAGACCAAGGAGGCTTTATATTTCTAGCACATTATGACAATACGGTTGTAGGAACAATTGGACTGATAAAAATAGAAGAGGATTGTTTTGAAATATTAAAACTTGGAGTGAACGAGAGGTATCAAGGATTAGGTATTGGAAGAAAACTAATGGTTCACATTCTGGAATTATGCAATCAGCTGGGCGCAAAAAAGATTGTTTTGGAAACCAATACCAAGTTAGTCAGTGCCATTAAGCTATATAAAAGTTTTGGGTTTATGGAAATCCCTTTAACCGAAGCATTATTTCTAACTGCTGATTGTAAAATGGAATTAAATATAAGTTAA
- the lpxD gene encoding UDP-3-O-(3-hydroxymyristoyl)glucosamine N-acyltransferase, protein MKFTAEQIAGILEGEVVGNPNAEVFELSKIEEGKDGSLTFLANPKYNNFIYTTEATITIVNKTFVPESALKTTLIIVEDAYMSFSKLLEFYDQAKGNKNGIEQPSVISENVKYGENLYLGSFAYIGSNVVLGNNVKIYPNCFIGENVIIGDNVTIFAGAKVYSDTLIGNNCVLHSGVIIGSDGFGFAPSPDGTYKKIPQIGNVIIEDDVDIGSCTTIDRATMGSTIIRKGVKLDNQIQIAHNVEIGENTVIAAQTGIAGSTKIGKNGMIGGQVGIAGHLTIGNNVRIQAQSGVGRNVKDNEILQGSPAFAYNDYSKSYVHFRNLPKIVTEIEKLKKIILNQKNGNNG, encoded by the coding sequence ATGAAATTTACAGCAGAACAAATAGCGGGGATTTTAGAAGGTGAAGTTGTTGGGAATCCCAATGCTGAAGTATTCGAGCTATCTAAGATTGAAGAAGGGAAAGACGGTTCGTTAACTTTCTTGGCAAATCCTAAATACAATAATTTTATTTATACCACTGAGGCTACAATTACTATTGTGAACAAAACCTTTGTGCCAGAATCAGCATTAAAAACAACTCTTATAATAGTAGAAGACGCCTATATGTCATTTTCTAAATTATTGGAATTTTATGATCAAGCAAAAGGAAATAAAAACGGGATAGAGCAGCCTTCAGTAATTTCTGAAAACGTTAAATATGGAGAGAATCTATATTTGGGAAGCTTTGCTTACATAGGGTCTAACGTAGTTTTAGGTAACAATGTAAAGATTTATCCTAATTGTTTTATTGGAGAAAATGTTATCATTGGAGATAATGTTACTATTTTTGCTGGTGCAAAAGTGTATTCAGATACGCTAATTGGTAATAATTGTGTACTACATTCAGGAGTTATTATAGGTTCGGATGGTTTCGGATTTGCTCCAAGTCCTGATGGAACCTATAAAAAAATACCCCAAATAGGAAATGTCATTATTGAAGATGATGTGGATATAGGGTCTTGTACCACAATAGATAGAGCTACAATGGGCTCTACAATTATCAGAAAAGGAGTAAAACTAGACAATCAAATTCAAATTGCCCATAATGTAGAAATAGGGGAGAACACTGTTATCGCCGCACAAACTGGAATTGCAGGTTCTACTAAAATTGGGAAAAATGGAATGATAGGAGGTCAAGTAGGTATTGCAGGACATTTAACCATTGGGAATAATGTTCGCATACAAGCACAATCTGGTGTAGGCAGGAATGTAAAAGACAATGAAATTTTACAGGGAAGTCCAGCATTTGCATACAATGATTATAGTAAATCGTATGTGCATTTCAGGAATTTGCCTAAAATCGTTACAGAAATAGAGAAATTAAAAAAAATAATATTAAACCAAAAAAATGGAAACAATGGTTAA
- a CDS encoding nuclear transport factor 2 family protein encodes MSTKELVQNFYKSDALIDSEILKEYLHSDVVLDWNSSKGFVQMDYNALIEFSEELAKAYIRSKVRISHIIAENDMVSVRYSHFVKTIENPREEMLLAHFIAIWEIKDNKLYRGYQMSQLS; translated from the coding sequence ATGTCTACAAAAGAACTAGTTCAAAATTTTTACAAATCGGATGCTCTTATAGATAGCGAAATCCTGAAAGAATATTTACATTCGGATGTCGTTTTAGACTGGAATAGCAGCAAAGGATTTGTTCAAATGGATTATAATGCTTTAATCGAATTTTCAGAAGAATTAGCGAAAGCTTATATTCGGTCTAAAGTTAGAATTAGTCATATCATTGCAGAAAATGATATGGTATCTGTTCGTTATTCTCATTTTGTCAAGACAATTGAAAACCCAAGAGAGGAAATGTTATTGGCACATTTTATTGCTATTTGGGAAATAAAAGACAATAAATTGTATCGTGGATATCAAATGAGTCAATTATCCTAA
- a CDS encoding bifunctional UDP-3-O-[3-hydroxymyristoyl] N-acetylglucosamine deacetylase/3-hydroxyacyl-ACP dehydratase: MVKQKTIKAEISLTGVGLHTGREVKMTFKPAPVNNGFTFVRVDLEGLPVIEADANYVVNTQRGTNLEKLGVQIQTPEHVLAALVGCDLDNVIIELNASELPIMDGSSKYFVEALEKAGFEDQGTNRNVYVVKEIISFTDEESGSEILIMPSDHYSVTTMVDFGTKILGTQNATMKSIADFKTEISESRTFSFLHELESLLDNGLIKGGDLNNAIVYVDKEISETTMENLKVAFGKETITVKPNGILDNLTLHYPNEAARHKLLDVVGDLALIGTKIQGKVIANKPGHFVNTQFAKKMAKIIKIEQRNFVPVYDLNLEPLMDIHKIMAVLPHRPPFLLIDRIIEMSDTHVVGMKNVTMNENFFVGHFPEAPVMPGVLIVEAMAQTGGILVLSTVPDPENYLTYFMKIDNVKFKHKVLPGDTLIFKCDLISPIRRGICHMQANAYANGKLVAEAELMAQIAKKQ, from the coding sequence ATGGTTAAACAGAAGACCATCAAAGCAGAAATCTCGCTAACAGGAGTTGGATTACACACAGGTAGAGAAGTGAAAATGACTTTTAAACCTGCTCCAGTCAATAATGGTTTTACTTTCGTACGTGTAGATCTTGAGGGACTTCCAGTAATAGAAGCCGATGCTAATTATGTAGTTAATACTCAAAGAGGTACAAATCTTGAAAAACTAGGTGTACAAATACAAACACCTGAGCATGTTTTAGCAGCACTTGTAGGTTGCGATTTGGATAATGTTATCATAGAATTGAATGCTTCTGAACTTCCTATAATGGACGGTTCTTCTAAATATTTTGTAGAAGCTCTTGAAAAAGCAGGTTTTGAAGATCAAGGTACAAATAGAAATGTATATGTTGTAAAAGAAATTATCTCATTTACCGACGAAGAAAGCGGAAGTGAAATTCTAATTATGCCTAGCGATCACTATAGTGTAACTACTATGGTAGATTTTGGAACTAAAATTCTTGGAACTCAAAATGCTACAATGAAAAGCATTGCCGATTTCAAAACTGAAATTTCAGAATCAAGAACATTCAGTTTCTTACATGAATTAGAATCACTTTTAGATAATGGCCTGATTAAAGGTGGCGATTTGAATAATGCGATTGTTTATGTAGATAAAGAAATATCTGAAACTACAATGGAAAACTTAAAAGTAGCTTTTGGAAAAGAGACGATTACAGTTAAACCAAATGGAATTTTAGACAATCTAACTCTTCATTATCCAAATGAGGCAGCAAGACACAAACTACTTGATGTAGTAGGTGATTTGGCATTAATTGGAACAAAAATTCAAGGGAAAGTTATCGCTAACAAACCTGGACATTTTGTAAACACACAATTTGCCAAGAAAATGGCTAAAATCATTAAAATCGAACAAAGAAATTTTGTTCCTGTTTATGATTTAAACCTAGAGCCTTTGATGGATATTCACAAAATTATGGCTGTACTTCCTCACAGACCTCCATTTTTGTTAATTGACAGAATTATCGAAATGTCGGATACACATGTGGTGGGGATGAAAAATGTAACTATGAACGAGAACTTCTTCGTAGGTCATTTTCCTGAAGCACCGGTTATGCCTGGAGTTTTAATTGTGGAAGCAATGGCACAAACAGGAGGGATTTTAGTATTGAGTACTGTTCCAGATCCAGAGAATTATTTAACGTATTTCATGAAAATTGACAATGTTAAATTCAAACATAAAGTTTTACCAGGTGATACTCTAATCTTTAAGTGTGATTTAATCTCACCTATAAGAAGAGGAATTTGCCATATGCAGGCCAATGCTTACGCTAACGGAAAATTAGTGGCAGAAGCAGAATTAATGGCACAAATTGCAAAAAAACAATAA
- the efp gene encoding elongation factor P, which yields MASTSDIKNGLCIKYNNDIYKIIEFLHVKPGKGPAFVRTKLRSLTNGKVLDNTFSAGHKIEEVRVENHKFQYLYPEGDEFHFMNTETFEQISLNKSILDSPGLLKEGENVMVSINTETDLPLSVDMPASVILEVTYAEPGIKGNTATNATKSATVETGASVNVPLFINEGDKIKIDTASGSYMERVKE from the coding sequence ATGGCATCTACATCAGATATTAAAAACGGATTGTGTATTAAGTACAATAACGATATTTATAAAATCATTGAATTTCTTCACGTTAAGCCAGGAAAAGGACCCGCTTTTGTAAGAACTAAATTAAGAAGTTTAACTAATGGAAAGGTATTGGACAATACATTTTCTGCAGGACATAAAATTGAAGAAGTTAGAGTGGAAAATCATAAATTTCAGTATTTATACCCAGAAGGGGATGAGTTTCATTTTATGAACACGGAAACATTCGAACAAATTTCTTTGAATAAGAGCATCTTAGATTCTCCAGGTTTATTAAAAGAAGGAGAAAATGTAATGGTAAGTATTAATACTGAAACTGACTTGCCTCTTTCAGTAGATATGCCAGCTTCAGTTATATTAGAAGTTACTTATGCTGAACCAGGAATTAAAGGAAATACAGCTACAAACGCTACAAAATCAGCAACTGTTGAAACTGGAGCTTCTGTAAACGTTCCTTTGTTTATCAATGAAGGGGATAAAATTAAAATTGATACTGCATCAGGTTCTTATATGGAACGTGTAAAAGAATAA
- the lpxA gene encoding acyl-ACP--UDP-N-acetylglucosamine O-acyltransferase encodes MNQPLAYVHPGAKIAKNVVIEPFTTIHNNVVIGDGTWIGSNVTIMEGARIGKNCNIFPGAVISAVPQDLKFGGEDSLAIIGDNCTIRECVTINRGTIASGQTTLGNNCLVMATAHIAHDCHIGDNAIIVNGVALAGHVTVGKYAVIGGLAAVHQFIHIGDHAMISGGSLVRKDVPPFTKAAKEPLSYVGINSVGLRRRGFTTEKIKEIQDIYRILYQKNYNTTQAIGIIEAEMEATPERDEILDFIRNSSRGVMKGYSSNF; translated from the coding sequence ATGAATCAACCATTAGCATATGTTCATCCTGGTGCGAAAATCGCCAAAAACGTTGTCATCGAACCCTTTACAACCATTCACAATAATGTAGTTATTGGTGATGGAACCTGGATTGGTTCTAATGTTACTATTATGGAGGGCGCGAGAATTGGGAAAAACTGTAATATCTTTCCCGGTGCAGTAATCTCTGCAGTTCCACAAGATTTAAAATTTGGAGGTGAAGATTCTTTGGCTATAATTGGAGACAATTGTACCATTAGAGAATGTGTAACTATCAATAGAGGAACGATTGCTTCAGGGCAAACGACACTTGGAAATAATTGTTTAGTTATGGCTACTGCGCATATTGCACACGATTGTCACATTGGCGATAACGCCATAATTGTTAATGGTGTTGCTCTTGCTGGTCATGTAACTGTAGGTAAATATGCAGTTATTGGTGGTTTGGCTGCCGTTCACCAGTTTATTCACATTGGAGATCATGCCATGATTTCAGGTGGTTCATTGGTTCGTAAAGATGTACCTCCATTTACAAAAGCTGCAAAAGAGCCTTTGTCTTACGTGGGTATCAATTCAGTAGGATTAAGAAGAAGAGGTTTCACTACCGAAAAGATAAAGGAAATACAGGATATATATAGAATTTTATACCAGAAAAACTATAATACAACGCAGGCAATAGGTATTATAGAAGCCGAGATGGAAGCTACTCCGGAACGTGACGAAATACTAGACTTCATCAGGAATTCATCTCGAGGAGTGATGAAAGGGTATTCAAGTAATTTCTAG
- a CDS encoding DUF4242 domain-containing protein, whose protein sequence is METRYHFKKRADSQSSISIKKGNVMPKYVIEREIPGAGKYTPEELKNISHSSNEVINKMGSDIKWVNSFVTKDKIYCVYDAKNQEIVKEHAKLGGFPADSISEVFAEINPETAN, encoded by the coding sequence ATGGAAACCAGATACCATTTTAAAAAACGGGCCGATTCTCAATCTTCGATAAGTATCAAAAAAGGAAATGTTATGCCTAAGTATGTAATTGAAAGAGAAATTCCGGGTGCAGGTAAATATACTCCTGAAGAGTTAAAAAATATTTCCCATTCTTCAAATGAAGTAATCAATAAAATGGGTTCGGATATTAAATGGGTAAATAGTTTTGTAACTAAAGATAAAATTTACTGTGTTTACGATGCTAAAAACCAGGAAATTGTAAAAGAACACGCTAAATTAGGAGGATTTCCGGCAGATAGTATCAGTGAGGTTTTCGCTGAAATTAATCCTGAAACGGCAAATTAA
- a CDS encoding HD domain-containing protein → MIQINKLKIFNDPIYGFITIPNALIYDLIQHPYFQRLRRISQMGLSYLVYPGANHTRFHHALGCMHLMQKAVDVLRFKGVSISPEEENALYIAILLHDIGHGPFSHAMEKSIVEDVHHEEISLLFMHHLNIEFKGQLSLAIQVFEGDYHRKFMLQLISSQLDMDRMDYLKRDSFYSGVAEGNVNSERLIQMMNVADDVLVIEEKGIYSVEKFLMSRRLMYWQAYLHKTSLVAELILTRILKRAKELTLKGVVLPCSEPLQFFLNNRITLETFDTKNLDLFSQLDDFDIISALKTWQRHDDFILSSLSNMIINRDLLKIKLTNEKVNIEELNPLKERFALENNISLVETNYFIFKGKIKNQAYSKEAEPIRILKKDRTVEDVIESSDQLNLKSLSKLVTKYYICFPKQLV, encoded by the coding sequence GTGATTCAAATCAATAAACTAAAAATATTCAATGATCCCATTTATGGGTTTATTACCATCCCGAATGCCTTAATTTACGATTTAATACAACACCCTTATTTTCAGAGACTAAGACGTATTTCCCAAATGGGATTATCTTATTTAGTCTATCCTGGAGCTAATCACACTCGTTTTCATCACGCATTAGGCTGTATGCATTTAATGCAAAAAGCGGTTGATGTTTTGCGTTTTAAAGGAGTTTCTATCTCTCCTGAGGAAGAAAATGCTCTATACATTGCTATTTTATTACACGATATAGGTCATGGACCGTTTTCTCATGCTATGGAAAAAAGCATTGTGGAAGATGTACATCATGAGGAAATTTCCTTGTTGTTTATGCATCATTTAAATATAGAATTCAAAGGCCAGCTTAGTTTAGCGATTCAGGTTTTTGAAGGAGATTACCATAGAAAATTTATGCTGCAGCTGATATCGAGTCAACTGGATATGGACCGAATGGATTATTTAAAACGCGACAGCTTTTATTCAGGTGTGGCAGAAGGGAACGTCAACTCGGAGCGATTGATCCAAATGATGAATGTGGCAGACGATGTGTTAGTAATCGAAGAAAAAGGAATATACTCCGTAGAGAAATTCTTGATGTCCAGACGATTGATGTACTGGCAGGCTTATTTGCACAAAACCAGTTTGGTGGCTGAATTGATTCTAACCCGAATCTTGAAACGCGCCAAAGAACTGACTTTAAAAGGAGTGGTCTTACCTTGTAGTGAACCGCTGCAGTTTTTCTTGAACAACCGAATTACCTTAGAAACTTTCGACACAAAAAACCTTGATTTGTTCTCTCAATTGGATGATTTTGATATTATAAGTGCCTTGAAAACTTGGCAGCGTCATGATGATTTCATTTTATCCTCCTTGAGCAATATGATAATTAACAGGGATTTATTGAAGATAAAATTGACCAATGAAAAAGTTAATATTGAAGAGTTAAACCCTTTAAAAGAGCGTTTTGCATTGGAAAACAATATAAGTTTAGTGGAAACAAATTATTTTATATTCAAAGGAAAAATAAAAAATCAAGCGTATAGCAAGGAAGCTGAACCGATACGAATATTGAAAAAAGACAGGACTGTCGAGGATGTCATAGAATCATCTGACCAGCTGAATTTAAAATCATTATCTAAATTGGTAACCAAATATTACATCTGTTTCCCAAAACAACTTGTATAA
- the sucD gene encoding succinate--CoA ligase subunit alpha — protein sequence MSVLVNKDSKIIVQGFTGSEGTFHASQMIEYGTNVVGGVTPGKGGSTHLDRPVFNTVKDAVEQAGADTTIIFVPPAFAADAIMEAADAGIKVIIAITEGIPVADMIKANAYVKERNARLIGPNCPGVITPGEAKVGIMPGFVFKKGTVGIVSKSGTLTYEAADQVVKQGLGITTAIGIGGDPIIGTTTKEAVELLMNDPETECIVMIGEIGGQLEADAAHWIKADGNRKPVVGFIAGVTAPPGRTMGHAGAIVGGSDDTADAKKQIMRECGIHVVDSPAEIGKKVKEVLG from the coding sequence ATGAGTGTTTTAGTTAATAAAGATTCCAAAATAATTGTTCAAGGATTTACAGGAAGTGAAGGAACTTTCCACGCTTCTCAAATGATTGAGTACGGTACTAACGTTGTTGGTGGTGTTACTCCAGGGAAAGGTGGTTCTACGCATTTAGATCGTCCCGTTTTTAATACAGTAAAAGACGCTGTAGAACAAGCAGGTGCTGATACAACTATCATTTTCGTACCACCAGCTTTTGCTGCTGATGCAATTATGGAAGCTGCTGATGCTGGAATTAAAGTAATCATTGCAATTACAGAAGGAATTCCTGTTGCAGATATGATTAAAGCAAATGCTTACGTAAAAGAAAGAAACGCTAGATTAATTGGACCTAACTGTCCAGGTGTTATTACTCCAGGTGAAGCTAAAGTTGGTATTATGCCAGGTTTCGTTTTCAAAAAAGGAACTGTAGGTATTGTTTCTAAATCAGGAACTTTAACTTATGAAGCTGCTGATCAAGTTGTAAAACAAGGATTAGGAATTACTACAGCAATTGGTATTGGTGGAGATCCTATTATTGGAACAACTACTAAAGAAGCAGTAGAATTGTTGATGAATGACCCAGAAACGGAATGTATCGTAATGATAGGTGAAATAGGTGGTCAATTAGAAGCAGATGCTGCACATTGGATTAAAGCTGACGGTAACCGTAAGCCAGTAGTAGGATTCATTGCAGGAGTTACAGCTCCTCCAGGACGTACAATGGGACATGCAGGTGCAATCGTTGGAGGTTCTGACGATACTGCTGATGCAAAAAAACAAATCATGAGAGAATGTGGAATTCACGTTGTTGATTCTCCAGCTGAAATTGGTAAAAAAGTAAAAGAAGTATTGGGTTAA
- a CDS encoding protoglobin domain-containing protein translates to MEEQIKGYDYGKVGQSPVSIAELELLKKTVLFTAEDEKNLRLVGEVLKDQTNEVLDLWYGFVGGNEHLLHYFGKNEKPNMEYLTAVRARFGQWIMDLCNKPYDQTWLNYQHEIALRHHSTKKNKTDGVDTVPIIHYRYMTAFIYPITATIKGFLSKKGHDTETVEAMYSAWFKAVTLTVILWTYPYINENEF, encoded by the coding sequence ATGGAAGAGCAAATCAAAGGGTATGACTACGGTAAAGTAGGGCAGTCCCCAGTAAGTATTGCTGAACTGGAACTGCTTAAAAAAACGGTTCTATTTACTGCAGAAGACGAAAAAAACCTGCGTTTGGTAGGCGAAGTGCTGAAAGATCAAACCAATGAGGTCTTGGATCTTTGGTATGGTTTCGTTGGCGGAAACGAACATTTACTTCATTATTTTGGCAAAAACGAGAAGCCTAATATGGAGTATCTCACAGCTGTAAGAGCCAGATTTGGGCAATGGATAATGGATTTATGCAACAAACCGTATGACCAGACTTGGCTAAACTATCAGCACGAAATTGCCTTGAGACACCACAGTACCAAGAAAAATAAAACAGATGGTGTGGACACAGTTCCCATTATACATTATCGCTATATGACGGCTTTCATTTATCCAATAACAGCCACCATCAAAGGGTTTCTGTCTAAAAAAGGACACGATACAGAAACAGTGGAAGCCATGTATTCGGCCTGGTTCAAAGCGGTGACGCTAACAGTAATTCTTTGGACTTATCCCTATATTAACGAAAATGAATTTTAA